The proteins below come from a single Danaus plexippus chromosome 20, MEX_DaPlex, whole genome shotgun sequence genomic window:
- the LOC116774004 gene encoding protein unc-50 homolog, with protein MKHSTSPTPLYPRSTSPLPAPANYQPTTASAAVKRYKYLRRLFKFNQMDFEFAAWQMVYLFIAPQKVFRNFNYRKHTKSQYARDDPAFLVLLSLWLVLSSICFSVAIGLSVKRIAGFVFFVVFIDFIGLGILVSTFFWYVSNKYLCLPGGGDVEWGYAFDVHINAFFPPLSLLHCFQILLFNQILKHDGFVSCFLSNTFWLVSVFYYLYITFLGYSNVPMLKNARAFLFPLPILFLMYVCTLFADYNLSVQLIHFYEARHS; from the exons ATGAAGCACTCAACATCACCGACGCCCCTGTATCCGCGGAGCACCTCTCCTTTGCCAGCTCCAGCCAACTATCAGCCCACTACAGCCAGTGCTGCAGTCAAAAGATACAAATATCTGaggagattatttaaattcaatcaaaTGGACTTTGAATTCGCCGCCTGGCAAATGGTATACCTTTTTATCGCCCCACAGAAGGTGTTCAGAAATTTTAACTATAGAAAAC ATACAAAATCACAATATGCTCGTGACGACCCTGCGTTTCTAGTGCTCCTGAGCCTCTGGCTTGTTT TATCATCAATATGTTTCTCGGTGGCGATAGGACTGAGTGTGAAGAGGATCGCTGGCTTTGTATTCTTCGTTGTGTTCATAGACTTCATCGGGCTTGGTATATTAGTGTCAACATTTTTCTG GTATGTCAGCAACAAGTACCTCTGTCTCCCGGGTGGCGGGGACGTGGAGTGGGGCTACGCCTTCGACGTCCACATCAACGCCTTCTTCCCTCCTCTATCGCTGTTGCATTGCTTCCAGATACTATTATTTAATC aaatattaaaacatgacGGCTTCGTATCCTGTTTCCTGTCCAACACCTTCTGGCTGGTGTCTGTCTTCTACTACCTGTACATCACCTTCCTCGGCTACAGCA ATGTACCGATGCTGAAGAACGCCAGGGCATTCCTGTTCCCTCTGCCGATACTGTTCCTCATGTACGTGTGCACCTTGTTCGCCGACTACAACCTCAGCGTGCAACTCATCCATTTCTATGAAGCGAGACACTCTTAG
- the LOC116774184 gene encoding calcineurin-binding protein cabin-1-like has product MIKISALNGNKDTEEENDSEIQISEEALLQIASQQYAKALELQRKGCLDEATQLLKELLETELLDNVKIPGPGEVPSGPLNKLKYLCYKNLAYMLQEAGDIESAIECYSDASDFDDTDVTLWYRMGLLCMQAKQYEKALLAFQHGCRRNPQHWLCLDNIVKLLLGLNYREQCIITIHEALQLDPGYLRGIVYRRHIYTVYKYMRKYMEDLNPIYKWNEDLDGPIDEALAGKLLKEAEDIYESFVEQRRGDNFVHVVPRIKLKKSIAKETWEAVGESLVHMHQYQTEHCLSHACFIDISSQTENTEECMEVCEEEDQLKSAETKLKGNTADTEKVMETVSENENNDLLDKDKAMTDSEKVESDIEMVASESATENNIEDKSNKKNSVRRRGSALSFLHPWEWFTRGSVRKKTGNIVDILRKMVPPHLKLETARKIENQTKESSPDISDLDKLFPDVSMNRDEEKLTNETEYFGSEAEETDVRAYIKLFTENSKDIIDMLHDYLKILSDKWNLKWPDGLCKVFVGAAECYKDHVEVPTCLDDPQNLTYYCQVNLVAEELAVNEKLMQDSDQKSKHDLNVISAIDMIVTSKPHLFSNPSCLEMILRSLWVKFHVHLFLNKSEDMALETGYDLLDEFDAMGEFAETYSLNVTNFKFKSEISRKHILSLVHMMERNKKLLSVMELYNQGNYDQVIAIITESFDECKTIAMERKIKLPLDFPIQLTLILESYWASDDVHNCLKWSFISLHESLEHYFDTRSGTDYEMWTLVVIKMLTCIQHILLTEGILCLDSVGSKELSEGVKDLIRIIGHQVETKSSEMPFNTFSPWIILHYILQREEDRGRGRSVTEQDSVSCNGIPYPLMLLFIAHDNLGERNWCCNSDGEFLYFILDTVAPCLRSPLLSNCYQNICQYMEQVVLCLYAHPNKITNKMKHLRDHKAAPKVLNWKRAEQIYDIFRPVNIPAIEGINPEISMETEALFQRILSLLPAECDPSKYITEIDKYIKGIDEKLTPISPNFPYKIRDIYLYLSDYYFKREDQQKAIKYSMLDITLNNDRFNSWALLSLSKVFFLDRSLNLYKKLNNERDYLIPAKSAIRCFKRALELNPRNYTVWLEFGNFVYNVHSYCSRLLKQDSESLSMEEFAALERQKEDLLDESYKCYTTVLYAPEDTDLTEDSWPLFYMLGKVAEKRNKPPSVYLDFYMQGIKKLHDAKASYPSKINYKSPPNLSIKVLELHYRMHASILKYIEQHENKPIPASVGEVFLNCIEKWLQGPFVKKPKDNNATMTSTSIRNEAEMAKKYEEPHAANILKRSISDAGEEDTQEVKRLKIEAAAAKIRRSASYDTERIGITEASKPTSPDKENKDDDKIVTVPEKQPESQEIVGKQDAPAEVIPEKEKESVDYKKEESSSSSSSTSSSDSNSSDSSSSSSDSSSDTSSKASEENRQLSDEEIMKIVSACLNALEDCAIRYQPNYKAIYRLAHYHFYYKKGRDIERCRDLMLSTLTSRSGQKMCGLFSEKKTNNFFNNIWKFPGTDIERAGGFAFHMNRCVLLTLEIFKEIDDHKTLLDLSLHLQIEPDLEKKYLRDSDREDLAQQAFSLCIQLLKGQLLRFSQQSDLKTNEVERHALKSFMADIYKAYLKVQKTPNAKHLTTLLADAYKLISTSTVSETVNLVDLSIKYCQSLNQTHKQQPIINIEKSQSLPKKQSSKFQSSSNSSVAKAPVTAGQSKAESKSNTPNISTSTGLPKISAQEMAAAFQSYVPMLNDISPQAVAALSLTYLSNISALAGLANPMQASRQTSLQNSYQAEYYRQYFESSFPGFNLPQQQKKPKRGRPVGSTSSNIMKSKSFSNSMSSIVRAAPSASTRSPSMTSVSKTSPFPKAAPTSVITSVHKSTSSSLTPSMGTVLSSLPASMTANLSSFGSHGHNSGHQSHISSSSASSKSHPQASPGKTLQEKLAERQKNIPSLPKTSQEIKASLNRLPSSLTITKTSVSKNQQAKKPEAKKTLSFSETEPRPKPISSDEVIVLDDD; this is encoded by the coding sequence accTGGCCCTGGTGAGGTTCCATCCGGGccacttaataaattaaagtatctCTGCTATAAGAATCTTGCATATATGTTACAAGAGGCCGGTGACATAGAGTCGGCCATTGAATGCTATAGCGATGCCTCGGATTTTGATGATACTGATGTCACTTTGTGGTACAGAATGGGCTTATTATGCATGCAAGCTAAGCAATACGAAAAAGCTTTACTGGCATTCCAACACGGCTGTCGAAGGAATCCACAACACTGGTTGTGCCTAGACAACATCGTTAAACTTCTATTGGGATTAAATTACAGAGAACAGTGTATAATCACCATCCATGAAGCACTCCAACTTGATCCTGGATATCTGAGAGGAATTGTGTATCGGAGACATATATAcacagtttataaatatatgaggaAATACATGGAAGATTTGAATCCTATATATAAATGGAATGAAGACTTGGACGGTCCCATTGACGAAGCATTAGCTGGCAAGTTATTAAAGGAAGCTGAAGATATCTATGAGTCATTTGTCGAACAGCGGAGAGGGGATAATTTTGTTCATGTAGTACCTCGTATAAAGCTAAAGAAGTCCATAGCAAAGGAAACTTGGGAAGCCGTCGGGGAATCATTGGTCCACATGCACCAATATCAAACAGAACATTGTCTCAGCCATGCTTGTTTTATAGACATCAGTAGTCAGACAGAGAATACAGAAGAATGTATGGAAGTTTGTGAGGAAGAAGATCAATTGAAATCAGCGGAGACTAAATTAAAAGGCAACACTGCTGATACCGAAAAAGTCATGGAGACTGTGTCAgagaatgaaaataatgatttattagaTAAAGACAAAGCCATGACGGACAGCGAGAAAGTGGAAAGTGATATTGAAATGGTGGCTTCGGAATCAgcaacagaaaataatatagaggACAAATCAAATAAGAAGAATTCGGTTAGACGGAGAGGAAGTGCATTGAGCTTTTTGCATCCATGGGAATGGTTCACACGAGGGTCTGTAAGAAAAAAGACGGGCAatattgttgatattttaCGAAAAATGGTACCGCCTCACTTAAAACTCGAGACGGCACGAAAGATAGAGAATCAAACTAAAGAAAGTTCACCAGACATATCAGATCTCGACAAACTCTTTCCTGACGTGTCCATGAATAGAGATGAAGAGAAATTAACCAATGAAACCGAATATTTCGGGAGTGAGGCTGAAGAGACGGACGTGAGGgcttatataaagttattcacAGAAAATAGTAAAGATATTATCGACATGTTgcatgattatttaaaaatattaagtgataagTGGAACCTGAAGTGGCCGGACGGGTTGTGTAAAGTGTTTGTAGGAGCCGCCGAGTGTTACAAGGATCACGTCGAAGTCCCCACCTGTCTGGACGATCCACAGAACTTGACTTACTactgccaggttaacttggtCGCTGAGGAACTGgcagtgaatgaaaaattgaTGCAGGACTCCGATCAGAAGTCGAAGCatgatttaaatgtaatatcgGCTATCGATATGATAGTAACTTCGAAGCCACATCTGTTCTCCAATCCGAGCTGCTTGGAAATGATATTGCGGTCGCTGTGGGTCAAATTTCAcgtgcatttatttttaaataagtccGAGGACATGGCGTTGGAGACTGGATACGATCTCCTCGATGAATTCGACGCTATGGGAGAGTTCGCTGAAACTTATAGTCTCAacgtaacaaattttaaatttaaaagcgaAATTAgcagaaaacatattttatcactCGTACACATGATGGAGAGgaataaaaagcttttatcCGTCATGGAGTTGTATAACCAGGGTAATTATGATCAAGTGATTGCCATTATAACTGAATCCTTCGACGAATGCAAGACTATtgctatggaaagaaaaattaagttgCCTTTGGATTTTCCGATTCAGCTTACACTGATTCTGGAGAGTTATTGGGCCTCTGACGACGTTCATAACTGTTTAAAGTGGTCATTCATCAGTCTGCACGAATCACTGGAACATTATTTTGATACCAGGTCAGGTACTGATTACGAAATGTGGACACTGGTCGTCATCAAAATGTTGACCTGCATCCAGCATATACTACTTACGGAAGGAATATTGTGTCTGGACTCAGTCGGTTCGAAGGAGCTTAGCGAGGGAGTCAAAGATTTAATACGGATAATCGGGCATCAGGTCGAGACGAAGAGTTCTGAAATGCCATTCAATACCTTCTCACCGTGGATTATATTGCATTACATCTTGCAGCGAGAGGAGGATCGTGGTAGGGGACGATCGGTCACGGAACAGGACTCCGTATCCTGTAATGGTATTCCGTACCCATTGATGTTACTGTTCATAGCTCATGATAACTTAGGCGAAAGGAATTGGTGTTGTAATTCTGATGGcgaattcttatattttattctcgaTACAGTTGCGCCGTGTCTGCGGTCTCCGTTGCTGTCTAACTgctatcaaaatatttgtcaatataTGGAACAGGTGGTTCTGTGTCTGTACGCACATCCGAACAAAATCaccaataaaatgaaacaccTCAGGGATCACAAGGCTGCGCCTAAAGTTCTTAATTGGAAAAGAGCGGAGCagatttatgatattttcagACCTGTTAATATACCCGCGATCGAAGGGATCAATCCGGAGATATCCATGGAGACTGAGGCGCTGTTCCAGAGAATTTTATCACTCCTTCCAGCTGAATGCGATccatctaaatatattacagaaatagataaatatataaagggcATTGATGAAAAGCTTACACCGATATCACCAAACTTCccttataaaataagagatatctatttatatttaagtgattattactttaaaagggAGGATCAACAGAAAGCTATTAAATACAGTATGTTGGATATAACTCTGAATAACGATCGTTTCAACTCCTGGGCTCTGCTGTCGCTCTCGAAGGTTTTCTTCTTAGATAGGTCCTTAAACCTGtacaaaaaactaaacaatGAAAGGGATTATCTGATTCCCGCAAAGTCGGCGATTCGATGTTTCAAACGAGCGCTAGAACTCAATCCTAGAAATTATACCGTCTGGTTAGAATTTGGAAATTTCGTGTATAATGTACATTCGTATTGTTCGAGACTTCTGAAACAAGACAGCGAATCGCTAAGTATGGAAGAGTTTGCGGCACTTGAACGGCAGAAAGAGGATCTATTGGACGAAAGTTATAAATGCTATACAACAGTTCTGTACGCCCCGGAGGATACAGATTTGACTGAAGATTCGTGGCCACTGTTTTACATGTTGGGTAAAGTTGCAGAGAAGAGAAATAAGCCTCCGTCTGTTTATCTGGATTTTTACATGCAAGGCATCAAGAAACTACACGACGCCAAAGCTTCTTATCCAtcgaaaattaattacaaatcacCGCCCAATCTGTCGATAAAAGTTTTGGAGTTACATTACAGAATGCACGCGTCCATCCTGAAATACATCGAACAACACGAAAACAAACCCATACCCGCCTCTGTGGGCgaagtattcttaaattgcATTGAGAAATGGCTTCAAGGGCCCTTTGTTAAGAAACCAAAAGATAATAACGCTACAATGACATCTACATCAATAAGGAATGAGGCTGAAATGGCAAAGAAGTATGAAGAACCGCATGCTGCCAATATTCTTAAGAGGTCAATTAGTGACGCTGGTGAAGAGGATACACAAGAAGTCAAACGTTTGAAAATAGAAGCTGCAGCGGCTAAAATAAGACGATCGGCCTCTTACGATACTGAACGTATTGGAATAACGGAGGCTTCGAAGCCAACGTCGCctgataaagaaaataaagacgATGATAAAATAGTAACAGTTCCAGAGAAACAACCAGAGTCCCAAGAGATTGTTGGCAAGCAAGATGCACCTGCGGAAGTTATACCGGAGAAGGAAAAAGAGAGCGTCGACTACAAAAAAGAGGAAAGCTCCAGCTCTTCCTCGTCCACTTCTTCATCGGACTCGAACTCTAGCGACTCGTCGTCGAGCAGCAGCGACAGTAGTAGTGACACTTCTAGCAAGGCCTCCGAGGAGAACAGACAATTATCAGACGAAGAAATAATGAAGATCGTTTCAGCATGCCTTAACGCTCTGGAAGATTGTGCCATTCGATATCAACCGAATTATAAAGCTATCTACAGACTAGCCcactatcatttttattataaaaaaggacGAGACATCGAAAGATGTAGGGACTTGATGCTTTCAACGTTAACATCACGGTCCGGTCAGAAAATGTGTGGACTGTTCAGCgagaagaaaacaaataacttcTTCAATAACATTTGGAAATTTCCGGGCACCGACATCGAAAGAGCGGGGGGTTTTGCTTTTCATATGAACCGTTGTGTGTTACTAACCTTGGAGATATTCAAAGAGATTGATGATCACAAAACTCTATTGGATCTGAGCCTACATTTACAAATAGAACCAGATCTGGAAAAGAAGTACTTAAGAGATTCCGACAGGGAAGATTTAGCACAGCAAGCTTTTTCTCTTTGTATCCAGTTACTAAAGGGACAGCTGTTAAGATTCAGCCAGCAAAGTGATTTGAAAACTAACGAGGTGGAGAGACACGCTTTAAAGAGCTTCATGGCAGATATTTATAAGGCTTATCTGAAAGTACAGAAAACTCCGAACGCGAAACATCTGACCACACTACTCGCAGATGCTTACAAATTGATTAGCACGAGCACTGTTTCTGAAACCGTCAACTTAGTTGACCTCAGCATTAAATACTGTCAGTCGCTCAACCAAACCCACAAGCAGCAAcccattataaatattgaaaaaagtcAAAGCTTACCGAAGAAACAAAGCTCTAAATTTCAGTCTTCGTCCAACAGTTCTGTTGCTAAAGCACCGGTTACAGCTGGCCAATCGAAGGCCGAGTCCAAGTCCAACACGCCGAATATTAGTACAAGTACTGGTCTACCAAAAATTTCAGCTCAGGAAATGGCGGCAGCTTTCCAAAGTTACGTTCCGATGCTCAACGACATTTCTCCACAGGCCGTTGCGGCTTTGTCATTGACATACTTGAGCAACATCAGCGCGCTGGCGGGGCTGGCGAATCCAATGCAGGCTTCTCGCCAGACGTCATTACAGAATTCATATCAAGCGGAGTACTATCGCCAGTATTTCGAGTCTAGTTTTCCTGGTTTCAACCTGCCCCAGCAGCAGAAGAAGCCCAAGCGCGGCCGACCGGTAGGTTCGACGTCTtcgaatataatgaaatctaaatCATTTTCGAATTCCATGAGCTCTATTGTGCGCGCGGCTCCTTCGGCGTCCACCAGGTCACCATCTATGACATCGGTGAGCAAAACTTCGCCGTTCCCCAAAGCCGCTCCCACCTCCGTGATCACCAGCGTTCACAAGTCTACATCCAGTTCTCTGACTCCCAGTATGGGCACCGTCCTCTCGTCGTTGCCTGCATCCATGACGGCGAATTTGTCTTCATTTGGCTCGCACGGACACAACTCAGGTCATCAATCGCACATATCCTCTTCCTCCGCCAGCTCCAAATCCCACCCGCAAGCCAGTCCGGGTAAAACGCTGCAAGAGAAATTAGCGGAAAGACAGAAAAACATTCCATCGCTGCCGAAAACGTCCCAAGAAATAAAAGCCTCGTTGAACCGACTGCCGTCATCGCTGACCATAACCAAGACCTCCGTCTCCAAGAACCAGCAGGCAAAGAAACCTGAAGCCAAGAAAACGCTCTCCTTCAGCGAGACCGAACCGAGACCGAAGCCGATCTCAAGCGATGAAGTAATTGTACTGGACGACGATTAA
- the LOC116774106 gene encoding proclotting enzyme — MRTIGLGKCYTLNIAIVLIGLASETKCQQVHPVTFIRPGQYYQHGHPPWHRFTSPRKRSPEPQAYYNGPHELSYNQNPFQNNEFSTNQQTQRQDIQGHQNYASRSSADLIYTETRDVPNDGRLLSDSAFTRISETLGAINTVGHYLVDMVNENDRNESDPNLKQLPNAIYTISKNVLGRNVTDTIAPIVKKALPRVLPDAPITRIATADVSQSNSKSCTTPDGEQGVCEDLSNCPQLLLNLISLRESLCFKDLFVPGVCCPRNAVVSSTPAVEKPVQSTTSKPTYLVPITTQRPVQKPTTTKKPSAILVLTTKKPKTTSPRPTKTPTTVTTPRAPSTTSFYTVTPPFLGNYSNIVDVNDCGQREDEGGRIVGGTESKPGAWPWMAAIYLHGNKRKEFWCGGTLVGSRHVLTAAHCTRDSKQRPFPPRQFSVRLGDVDLSRTDEPSRPLTARVTAVRAHEQFSRVGYYNDIAVLVLAENVPKSKYVIPICLPKGEAGRQQFDGMVGTVVGWGTTRYGGGESSTQLEARLPVWRNEDCDRAYFQPITDTFLCAGYPRGGVDACQGDSGGPLMLQIQGRWTQIGVVSFGNKCGEPGYPGVYTRVTHYLGWLKNNLT, encoded by the exons ATGCGTACCATCGGGTTAGGGAAGTGCTACACTCTGAACATAGCTATAG TGCTGATCGGGTTAGCGTCAGAGACGAAATGCCAACAAGTCCACCCCG TTACATTCATAAGACCGGGACAATACTATCAGCACGGGCACCCGCCTTGGCATCGATTCACATCACCTCGCAAAAGATCACCTGAACCACAGGCCTATTACAACGGACCCCACGAGCTATCGTACAATCAAAATCCCTTCCAGAATAATGAGTTCTCGACAAACCAACAGACTCAAAGACAGGACATCCAGGGACATCAAAACTATGCAAGTAGATCATCAGCTGACCTCATCTATACCGAGACGAGAGACGTTCCCAATGACGGAAGACTGCTCTCAGATTCAGCGTTCACCAGGATATCGGAAACTCTCGGAGCGATCAACACCGTCGGCCACTACCTGGTGGACATGGTCAACGAGAATGATAGAAACGAATCCGATCCCAACCTGAAGCAGCTTCCGAACGCTATATACACCATCAGCAAGAATGTCTTAGGTAGAAATGTTACAGATACAATTGCTCCCATAGTCAAGAAAGCGTTACCCAGAGTTTTGCCCGACGCACCGATCACTAGAATAGCTACAGCCGATGTGAGCCAAAGTAATTCCAAATCCTGCACCACCCCCGATGGAGAGCAGGGGGTCTGCGAGGATTTAAGCAACTGCCCTCAATTGCTTCTGAATCTCATAAGTCTCAGAGAATCGTTATGTTTCAAAGATCTTTTTGTTCCTGGCGTGTGTTGTCCACGAAACGCTGTCGTGTCATCGACGCCGGCTGTAGAGAAGCCAGTCCAGAGTACGACCAGCAAACCCACTTATTTAGTACCTATAACGACTCAGCGGCCGGTTCAAAAACCGACGACGACGAAAAAGCCTTCGGCCATCTTGGTTCTGACCACCAAAAAGCCAAAGACAACCAGTCCTAGACCTACGAAGACGCCTACCACTGTTACCACACCGAGAGCACCGTCCACCACCAGCTTCTACACTGTGACACCACCGTTCCTAGGAAATTATTCCAACATCGTCGACGTCAACG aCTGTGGTCAGCGTGAAGACGAAGGAGGTCGCATAGTCGGCGGTACGGAGTCCAAGCCCGGCGCGTGGCCCTGGATGGCGGCCATATACCTGCACGGGAACAAGCGCAAGGAGTTCTGGTGCGGCGGGACGTTGGTTGGCAGCCGACACGTGCTCACCGCCGCGCACTGCACCAGGGACTCCAAACAGAGGCC GTTTCCTCCCCGTCAGTTCTCAGTGCGTCTGGGGGACGTGGACCTCTCCCGCACCGACGAGCCCTCGCGGCCGCTGACCGCTCGCGTCACGGCCGTGCGGGCACACGAGCAGTTCTCACGAGTCGGATACTACAACGACATCGCCGTGCTGGTGCTGGCTG AGAACGTCCCCAAATCAAAATACGTGATACCGATCTGTCTCCCCAAGGGTGAGGCGGGTCGCCAGCAGTTTGACGGCATGGTAGGGACCGTGGTGGGCTGGGGCACCACCAGGTACGGCGGCGGAGAGAGCTCCACACAGCTGGAGGCGCGACTTCCGGTCTGGAGGAACGAAGACTGCGACCGGGCTTACTTCCAACCAATCACGGACACTTTCCTTTGCGCCGGATACCCCAGAGGAGGGGTCGATGCCTGTCAg GGTGACTCAGGAGGCCCGCTCATGCTGCAGATCCAAGGTCGGTGGACACAGATCGGGGTGGTGTCCTTCGGTAACAAGTGCGGGGAGCCGGGCTACCCCGGGGTATACACCAGGGTTACTCACTACCTCGGCTGGCTGAAGAACAATCTCACCTAA